A stretch of the Vitis vinifera cultivar Pinot Noir 40024 chromosome 16, ASM3070453v1 genome encodes the following:
- the LOC100853468 gene encoding inositol-tetrakisphosphate 1-kinase 1, giving the protein MAEQPRRFTVGYALAPKKVSSFIQPSLVDHAKQRGIDLVRIDLDKPLIEQGPFDCIIHKMNDEDWKNQLEEFSTKNPNVVIIDPPDAIEQLHSRISMLEVVKELKIPEGTESFGIPKQIVIYDPESLLDSKVLDGLSFPVIAKPLVADGSAKSHKMSLAFNGEGLKKLTTPIVLQEFVNHGGVIFKVYVVGDHVTCVKRRSLPDVSVEKLGTSEGLLTFSQISNLTATQEPGENDCEDIMNHVEEAEMPPLNFVNEIAIGLRKAMGLNLFNFDVIRDAKLGNRYLVIDINYFPGYAKMPSYETVLTDFFWDIVHRKSLGMKDFEQSGSDCRKSDKEA; this is encoded by the coding sequence ATGGCAGAACAACCTCGGAGATTTACAGTAGGGTACGCTCTCGCGCCAAAGAAAGTGAGCAGTTTCATCCAGCCTTCATTGGTGGACCATGCGAAGCAGCGCGGTATTGATCTCGTTCGAATCGATCTGGACAAGCCATTGATCGAACAAGGACCGTTCGATTGCATCATTCACAAAATGAATGACGAGGATTGGAAGAATCAGTTGGAGGAGTTCTCGACGAAGAACCCTAATGTCGTCATAATCGACCCGCCGGATGCAATTGAGCAGCTTCACAGCCGGATTTCGATGCTGGAGGTAGTAAAGGAGTTGAAAATTCCGGAGGGAACGGAGAGTTTTGGGATTCCGAAGCAAATTGTGATTTATGATCCGGAATCGTTATTGGACTCCAAGGTGTTGGATGGGCTGAGTTTTCCGGTGATTGCTAAGCCGTTGGTGGCAGATGGGAGTGCGAAATCTCATAAAATGTCGCTGGCGTTCAACGGAGAGGGGTTGAAGAAGCTGACCACTCCTATTGTGTTGCAGGAGTTTGTGAACCATGGCGGGGTTATCTTCAAGGTGTATGTAGTTGGGGACCATGTGACCTGTGTGAAGCGCAGGTCGTTGCCCGATGTTTCGGTGGAGAAGTTGGGGACATCCGAGGGTTTGTTGACATTCTCTCAGATATCAAACTTGACTGCAACTCAAGAACCTGGTGAAAATGATTGTGAAGACATAATGAATCACGTGGAAGAAGCTGAGATGCCAccattaaattttgttaatgaAATTGCAATAGGACTGAGGAAGGCAATGGGACTTAATCTTTTTAACTTTGATGTGATCAGAGATGCTAAGTTAGGAAACAGGTACCTTGTTATTGATATCAATTACTTTCCGGGCTATGCGAAAATGCCATCTTATGAGACTGTGTTGACTGATTTTTTCTGGGATATTGTGCACCGTAAGAGTTTGGGCATGAAAGACTTTGAGCAGAGTGGTTCTGATTGTAGAAAAAGTGATAAAGAAGCCTGA
- the LOC100251104 gene encoding transcription factor MYB93, which produces MARSPEESGLKKGPWTPEEDQKLVEYIQRHGHGSWRALPKLAGLNRCGKSCRLRWTNYLRPDIKRGKFSDEEENTIINLHSVLGNKWSAIATHLPGRTDNEIKNFWNTHLKKKLMQMGIDPVTHRPRTDLNILANLPQLLAAANLSTSLVNNPWDNALRLQSDATQLAKLHLLHNLLQVLGTSPTALPPNMEAGNLFGTPSFMDHQAYEYPTSNPQLNGLIGLHPTDPAQTLSSIPSFVPPQEPGFEYQTMENSKVCAGNNNDGDELGSLYAIPALVSASPEPSTVNQKEKKIEPAHDISNPSSTSTTFEAWGELMDDEASDSYWRDLIDQASSSPWPISS; this is translated from the exons ATGGCGAGATCACCGGAGGAGAGTGGCCTGAAGAAGGGGCCATGGACGCCGGAAGAAGACCAGAAACTCGTTGAGTATATACAGAGACATGGGCATGGAAGCTGGAGAGCTCTCCCAAAGCTTGCCGGACTGAACAGGTGTGGGAAGAGTTGTAGACTGAGGTGGACAAACTATCTGAGGCCTGATATCAAGAGAGGAAAATTCTCTGATGAAGAAGAGAACACCATCATCAACCTCCACTCGGTTCTCGGCAACAA GTGGTCAGCCATAGCTACTCATCTTCCCGGGAGAACAGATAATGAAATCAAGAACTTCTGGAACACCCATCTGAAGAAGAAGCTTATGCAAATGGGGATTGATCCGGTCACTCACAGACCGAGAACTGACCTTAACATCCTCGCTAATTTACCTCAGTTGCTTGCAGCAGCCAATTTGAGTACTTCTCTCGTGAATAATCCTTGGGACAATGCCCTCAGACTGCAGTCAGATGCCACCCAACTAGCCAAACTCCACTTGCTGCATAACCTACTGCAAGTTCTAGGCACCAGTCCCACTGCTCTTCCCCCAAACATGGAAGCAGGCAACCTCTTTGGAACACCATCTTTTATGGACCATCAAGCCTACGAGTACCCTACCTCAAATCCTCAGCTCAATGGACTAATTGGTCTCCACCCAACAGACCCGGCTCAGACTCTTTCAAGTATTCCTAGCTTTGTCCCTCCTCAAGAACCCGGTTTCGAGTACCAGACCATGGAGAACTCAAAAGTTTGTGCCGGGAACAACAATGATGGAGATGAACTCGGCTCTTTATATGCCATTCCTGCATTGGTTTCGGCCTCACCTGAGCCATCCACAGTGAatcaaaaggagaagaagatcgAACCGGCTCATGACATCTCCAATCCTTCATCCACTTCAACAACCTTTGAAGCCTGGGGAGAACTCATGGATGATGAAGCAAGTGACTCTTACTGGAGAGACCTTATAGA CCAAGCTTCATCTTCGCCATGGCCAATCTCATCATAA
- the LOC100252767 gene encoding protein TORMOZ EMBRYO DEFECTIVE, whose amino-acid sequence MASPTLKKNYRSTPALQQFYTGGPFAVASDGSFIVCACDDAIKIVDSSNASIRSVVEGDSQTVTALALSPDDRLLFSSSHSRQIRVWELSSLKCIRSWKGHEGPVMGMACDASGGVLATAGADRKVLVWDVDGGYCTHYFKGHKGVVTSIIFHPDVNRLLLVSGSDDATVRVWDLMSKKCVATLERHFSAVTSLAVSEDGWTLLSAGRDKVVNLWDLHDYSCKLTVPTYEVLEGVCVIHSKSPFASSLDSYKRQKGRKKKSESPAIYFITVGERGTVRIWNSEGAVCLFEQQSSDVTVSSDSDDSKRGFTAATILPLDQGLLCVTVDQQFLFYSTLTHSEEMLKLMLSKRLVGYNEEIVDMKFLGEDEQFLAVATNLEQVQVYDLASMSCSYVLSGHTGIVLCLDTCVSSSGRTFVVTGSKDNSVRLWESESRCCIGVGTGHTGAVGAVAFSKKLRNFFVSGSSDRTLKVWSLDGLSDDTEQPISLKAKAVVAAHDKDINSLAVAPNDSLVCSGSQDRTACVWRLPDLVSVVVLKGHKRGVWSVEFSPVDQCVMTASGDKTIKIWAISDGSCLKTFEGHTSSVLRASFLTRGTQVVSCGADGLVKLWTIKTNECIATYDQHEDKVWALAVGKKTEMLATGGSDAVVNLWHDSTASDKEEAFRKEEEGVLKGQELENALSDTDYTKAIQIAFELRRPHKLFELFSELSRKREAAEQVEKALHALGKEEFRLLLEYVREWNTKPKLCHVAQFVLFRVFSMLPPTEITEMRGIGELLEGIIPYSQRHFSRMDRLIRGTYLLDYTLTGMSVIEPETDAKEIKDEPETWPEVKDSGDWPSPENADEEQEQTLEGLKEKASSKKRKSRKSRDRAQKKVKETAYTKISAISLQA is encoded by the exons ATGGCGTCTCCGACGTTGAAGAAGAACTACAGGTCCACACCGGCGCTGCAGCAGTTCTACACAGGCGGCCCCTTCGCCGTCGCTTCCGACGGCTCCTTCATTGTCTGCGCCTGCGACGATGCCATCAAAATCGTGGACTCCTCCAATGCTTCAATCAGGTCTGTCGTCGAAGGTGACTCACAGACCGTCACTGCTCTCGCTCTCAGTCCCGATGACAGACTGCTTTTCTCCTCGAGCCATAGCAGGCAGATTAGGGTTTGGGAGCTTTCATCGCTCAAGTGTATTCGCTCTTGGAAG GGGCATGAGGGTCCTGTGATGGGCATGGCTTGTGATGCCTCTGGTGGAGTGCTTGCAACAGCAGGAGCTGATAGGAAAGTCCTTGTATGGGATGTTGATGGGGGTTACTGCACTCATTATTTCAAAGGCCACAAAGGGGTTGTTACTAGTATCATTTTCCATCCCGATGTGAATCGCCTTCTT CTTGTGTCTGGAAGTGATGATGCGACTGTAAGAGTGTGGGATCTCATGAGCAAGAAGTGTGTTGCAACCCTGGAAAGGCACTTTTCAGCAGTGACTTCTTTGGCAGTGTCTGAAGATGGATGGACCTTGCTCAGTGCTGGAAGAGACAAG GTTGTAAACTTGTGGGACCTTCATGACTATAGCTGCAAATTGACTGTCCCAACATATGAGGTGCTTGAAGGCGTATGTGTGATTCATTCCAAGTCTCCCTTTGCTTCATCTCTAGATTCATACAAACGGCAGAAGGGTAGGAAGAAGAAAAGTGAGTCACCAGCAATTTATTTTATCACAGTTGGAGAACGTGGGACTGTTCGAATATGGAACTCTGAAGG TGCAGTTTGCCTATTTGAGCAGCAATCCTCGGATGTCACCGTCAGCTCAGACAGTGATGACTCTAAAAGGGGTTTCACTGCTGCCACTATCCTGCCCTTAGATCAAGGATTGCTTTGTGTGACTGTTGATCAACAGTTTCTTTTCTATTCTACACTGACACATTCTGAAGAGATGTTGAAGTTAATGCTGAGTAAAAGGCTTGTAGGATATAATGAAGAGATTGTGGATATGAAGTTTCTTGGTGAGGATGAACAATTTCTTGCTGTTGCTACAAATCTTGAACAG GTACAAGTGTACGACCTTGCCTCCATGTCATGTTCCTATGTACTGTCAGGTCATACTGGCATTGTTCTCTGCCTTGACACCTGTGTATCGAGTTCTGGAAGAACATTTGTCGTAACAGGAAGCAAGGACAACAGT GTTAGGTTATGGGAATCAGAAAGCAGATGTTGCATTGGTGTTGGTACAGGTCATACTGGAGCTGTTGGAGCTGTTGCTTTTTCAAAGAAGTTGCGGAACTTCTTTGTTAGCGGTAGTAG TGACCGCACCCTCAAGGTTTGGAGTTTGGATGGTCTGTCTGATGACACAGAACAGCCTATCAGTTTGAAGGCAAAAGCAGTTGTAGCTGCCCACGATAAAGATATAAATTCATTGGCTGTTGCACCAAATGATAGTCTTGTTTGTAGTGGTTCTCAG GACCGCACTGCTTGTGTATGGAGGCTTCCTGATCTAGTGTCTGTGGTTGTACTTAAAGGGCATAAGAGGGGTGTTTGGTCTGTAGAGTTTTCACCAGTTGATCAATGTGTTATGACAGCATCTGGTGATAAAACAATAAAGATATGGGCCATATCTGATGGTTCATGCCTGAAAACATTTGAAGGGCATACATCAAGTGTGTTAAGAGCATCATTCCTTACTCGTGGAACTCAAGTTGTTTCTTGTG GTGCTGATGGTTTGGTAAAGTTATGGACCATTAAAACTAATGAATGCATTGCCACTTATGATCAACATGAGGACAAG GTTTGGGCCCTGGCTGTTGGGAAGAAGACAGAAATGCTTGCAACTGGTGGCAGTGATGCTGTTGTCAATCTGTGGCATGACTCTACTGCTTCTGATAAAGAGGAAGCTTTCCGTAAGGAA GAGGAAGGGGTTCTAAAAGGCCAAGAACTGGAAAATGCTTTATCGGATACTGACTACACTAAAGCAATCCAAATTGCATTCGAACTTCGCAGACCTCACAAACTTTTTGAGTTGTTTTCCGAGCTTAGCAG GAAGAGGGAGGCTGCAGAACAAGTAGAAAAAGCCCTTCATGCCCTTGGCAAGGAAGAATTCCGTCTACTGCTCGAGTATGTTCGAGAATGGAATACAAAGCCCAAGCTCTGTCATGTTGCACAATTTGTGCTTTTCCGGGTTTTCAGCATGCTTCCTCCAACAGAGATTACTGAG ATGAGAGGCATTGGAGAACTCCTTGAAGGTATCATCCCATATTCCCAGAGGCATTTCAGCAGGATGGACAGACTCATAAGGGGCACATATTTGTTGGACTACACCCTAACAGGAATGTCAGT